The following are encoded together in the Planococcus antarcticus DSM 14505 genome:
- a CDS encoding type I restriction-modification system subunit M produces MNNQTYNQIVNLIWSIADDCLRDVYVRGKYRDVILPMTVIRRLDSVLEPTKEAVLQMKNALDKAEVVNQTAALCNVAGQSFCNSSPFTLKDLKSRAKQQQLKSDFIAYLDGFSPNVQEILEKFKFRNQIDTMIEADILGAVIEKFISPKINLSPKPVLDDSGNILIPGLDNHSMGVIFEELIRKFNEENNEEAGEHFTPRDVVELMADITFLPVADKIKDAPYLVYDGACGTGGMLTIADERLHQLAGEHNKNITTYLYGQEINPETYAITKADLLIKGEAIQDDNVAYGSTLSNDGFPTYNFDFMLSNPPYGKSWKTDMERLGGKSDISDTRFIVSHNGDPEFKLIPRSSDGQMLFLANKLSKMKHDTELGSRIVEVHNGSSLFTGDAGQGENNLRRYIIENDWLEAIIALPENMFYNTGIATYIWVVTNRKAAHRRGAVQLIDATELKSPLRKNLGNKNCEFTLQIRKQISDILLNFEQNEQSKIFDNKEFGYHKVTVERPLRLSVNLTKEKLEKFSEICEQQKEAAFIPVVNALAERLQYITINDFNFVVKELGKIATELNVKLSAKRLNLVKNSLAQIDKNAKRVIKKIYKVGKIEENPLYGLFKTDIDDKQCIVEYELNSDLRDTEQIPLLLEGGIEKFFKDEVLSFASDAWIDESKTQIGYEISFTKYFYKPVQLRELSEIAADIKALEVETEGLLNEIIGG; encoded by the coding sequence ATGAATAATCAAACTTATAACCAAATAGTAAATTTAATATGGAGTATTGCAGACGATTGCCTTCGTGATGTATATGTACGAGGAAAGTATAGAGATGTTATTTTACCGATGACAGTAATTCGAAGACTTGATTCAGTACTTGAGCCTACAAAAGAGGCAGTGCTACAAATGAAAAATGCTTTAGATAAAGCAGAAGTAGTGAATCAAACAGCAGCACTCTGTAATGTAGCAGGACAATCCTTCTGTAATTCTTCACCTTTTACTCTGAAAGATCTTAAGTCAAGAGCTAAGCAACAACAGCTTAAGTCTGACTTTATTGCGTATTTAGATGGTTTTTCGCCTAATGTGCAAGAAATACTTGAGAAGTTTAAGTTTAGAAATCAAATAGATACTATGATTGAAGCTGATATTTTAGGTGCTGTTATTGAGAAGTTTATAAGTCCTAAAATTAATTTGAGTCCTAAACCGGTCTTGGACGATAGCGGTAATATACTAATCCCAGGCCTTGATAACCACTCAATGGGGGTAATCTTCGAGGAGTTAATTCGTAAATTTAATGAAGAAAATAATGAAGAAGCTGGAGAGCATTTCACACCTCGTGATGTAGTTGAACTCATGGCTGATATTACATTCTTGCCAGTAGCAGATAAAATTAAGGACGCTCCCTATCTTGTGTATGATGGTGCATGTGGAACAGGCGGGATGCTAACCATTGCAGACGAAAGGTTGCATCAATTGGCTGGAGAGCATAATAAAAATATTACTACGTATTTGTACGGACAAGAAATTAACCCTGAAACATATGCAATCACTAAAGCTGATCTGCTTATTAAAGGAGAGGCTATACAGGATGACAACGTAGCATATGGTTCTACACTTTCTAATGATGGTTTTCCAACCTATAATTTTGATTTCATGCTTTCAAATCCTCCATACGGTAAGAGTTGGAAGACAGATATGGAACGACTAGGGGGGAAATCAGACATTTCTGATACTCGTTTTATTGTTTCTCATAATGGAGATCCAGAGTTTAAGCTGATTCCACGTTCGAGTGATGGACAGATGTTATTTTTAGCAAACAAATTAAGCAAAATGAAGCATGACACAGAACTTGGTAGTCGAATTGTGGAAGTTCATAATGGTTCATCATTATTTACTGGTGATGCAGGTCAAGGTGAGAATAATCTAAGAAGATATATTATAGAAAATGATTGGCTAGAGGCGATTATTGCATTGCCTGAGAATATGTTTTACAACACTGGAATTGCTACATATATCTGGGTTGTTACTAATAGAAAAGCAGCACATAGAAGAGGGGCGGTTCAGTTAATAGATGCAACAGAACTTAAAAGTCCTCTTCGAAAAAACTTGGGTAATAAAAACTGCGAATTCACTCTTCAAATTAGAAAACAAATTTCAGATATTTTACTCAACTTTGAACAAAATGAGCAGTCTAAAATTTTCGATAATAAAGAGTTTGGTTACCATAAGGTTACAGTTGAAAGACCATTACGTTTAAGTGTTAATCTAACAAAAGAAAAATTAGAAAAATTTTCTGAAATATGTGAGCAACAGAAAGAAGCAGCTTTTATTCCTGTTGTTAATGCTTTAGCTGAAAGGTTACAATATATTACAATTAATGACTTTAATTTTGTCGTAAAAGAGTTAGGAAAGATAGCTACAGAATTAAATGTAAAACTGTCTGCAAAGAGATTAAATCTAGTAAAAAATAGTCTTGCACAAATTGATAAAAATGCAAAAAGAGTAATCAAAAAAATATATAAGGTTGGAAAAATAGAAGAAAATCCACTTTACGGTTTATTCAAAACTGACATCGATGATAAACAATGTATTGTAGAGTATGAGCTTAATAGTGATTTAAGAGATACAGAGCAAATACCTTTACTTCTGGAGGGCGGAATCGAAAAATTCTTCAAAGACGAAGTATTATCTTTTGCATCAGATGCATGGATTGATGAAAGTAAAACTCAAATTGGGTATGAAATCAGTTTTACAAAATATTTTTATAAGCCCGTTCAGCTGCGTGAACTTAGCGAAATAGCCGCAGATATAAAAGCCTTAGAAGTAGAAACTGAAGGTTTGCTTAATGAAATTATAGGGGGGTAA
- the rlmH gene encoding 23S rRNA (pseudouridine(1915)-N(3))-methyltransferase RlmH: MNISIISVGKLKEKYLKSGIEEYIKRLGSYSKINEIEVADEKAPEQLSDADMEIVKKKEADRILAKISPDAYVIALAIDGKMKTSEQLAKDIESLMTYGRSKIVFVIGGSLGLHDEVLKRADEKLSFSKMTFPHQLMKLILVEQVYRAFRIMKGEPYHK; the protein is encoded by the coding sequence GTGAATATCTCAATTATCAGTGTAGGAAAGTTGAAAGAGAAATATTTAAAATCAGGCATTGAAGAGTATATAAAAAGACTTGGAAGTTATTCAAAAATCAATGAAATTGAAGTGGCCGATGAAAAAGCACCAGAACAATTGAGTGATGCGGACATGGAAATCGTCAAAAAGAAAGAAGCCGACCGAATTTTGGCGAAAATTTCCCCGGACGCTTACGTTATTGCCTTAGCGATTGATGGAAAGATGAAAACCTCGGAGCAGCTAGCCAAAGACATCGAATCCTTGATGACTTACGGCCGCAGCAAAATTGTCTTTGTTATTGGTGGATCTCTTGGGTTACATGACGAAGTGTTAAAGCGTGCGGATGAAAAGTTGTCATTTTCGAAGATGACGTTTCCTCATCAATTGATGAAGTTGATTTTGGTTGAGCAGGTTTACCGGGCGTTTCGGATTATGAAGGGAGAACCGTACCATAAGTAA
- a CDS encoding CxxH/CxxC protein → MEIKCCKTHVEHALDKFVAEVKSYPILTELSEIEKLSTSCDYCEEAATYLVANE, encoded by the coding sequence ATGGAAATCAAATGCTGTAAAACCCATGTAGAACATGCCTTAGACAAGTTTGTAGCTGAGGTGAAAAGCTATCCTATACTTACAGAATTATCAGAAATAGAAAAGTTATCCACAAGTTGTGATTACTGCGAAGAGGCTGCAACCTATCTTGTGGCGAACGAATGA
- a CDS encoding SDR family NAD(P)-dependent oxidoreductase, which yields MMFENKVVIVNGGTDGIGKEVVRFFCKEGATVHFTGRDRNKGSQVESECNERAHFYQVHNENVEEIESFFKTLENNGHHVDILFNNAGILSIGMGPLSRVKLDDWNHLIAVNQTAVFAYMKYSLLVMSKQRNGVIINNAAILGNDKVNPMLPAYSGTKAAVVAMTQSTALRFANLGIRVNCISPGPTETDLAINAYGGIENYEKQSKGHPRGSYGKPSEIAEVVLFLASDKASYINGTEIVVDGGYSLK from the coding sequence ATGATGTTCGAAAACAAAGTAGTGATTGTTAATGGTGGAACAGATGGAATTGGTAAGGAAGTGGTTCGTTTCTTTTGTAAAGAAGGGGCTACCGTCCATTTTACTGGAAGAGATCGTAACAAAGGCTCTCAAGTAGAGAGTGAATGCAACGAAAGGGCTCATTTTTACCAAGTCCATAACGAAAACGTGGAAGAAATCGAAAGCTTTTTTAAAACACTTGAAAATAACGGGCATCATGTTGATATTCTATTCAACAATGCTGGTATTTTATCTATAGGAATGGGGCCTTTGTCTCGAGTAAAGCTAGATGACTGGAATCATTTAATCGCGGTCAATCAAACGGCTGTCTTCGCCTACATGAAATATTCTTTACTCGTGATGAGTAAGCAGCGAAATGGAGTCATTATTAATAATGCAGCTATCCTTGGAAACGACAAGGTTAATCCTATGCTACCAGCTTATAGCGGGACAAAAGCAGCAGTTGTCGCGATGACTCAAAGCACGGCACTTCGCTTTGCTAACCTAGGAATCCGAGTAAATTGCATATCCCCTGGCCCTACAGAAACCGACCTAGCCATTAATGCATATGGTGGAATAGAGAATTATGAAAAACAATCAAAGGGACACCCTAGAGGAAGTTACGGGAAGCCAAGTGAGATTGCAGAAGTCGTTCTATTCTTAGCTTCAGACAAAGCATCCTATATAAACGGTACAGAAATAGTCGTAGATGGCGGCTACTCATTAAAATAA
- a CDS encoding S1C family serine protease, whose translation MGYYNQTPNGRQKPSRLGTFAAGLSGVAAGALLVWLLFYSMPGLIPDNGNETQIVQQDTEGRSESVSVDITTDVTEAVEIAADAVVGVTNLQAAGDFWSQSPEQEQAVGTGSGVIYKNENGTAYVVTNHHVIDGASGIEVTLSDGSKVEATVVGSDIWTDLAVLEMDGAKVQAVAQFGDSDALKQGETVIAIGNPLGLDFSGSVTTGVVSGTDRAVPVDLNGDGQQDWQAEVLQTDAAINPGNSGGALVNLAGQLIGINSMKIATSSVEGIGFSIPINSAMPVINSLEENGEMIRPAMGITLLDLIQVPQVDRQETLNLPEDVTEGVVVNSVVEGSAAALAGMEQFDVIIEMDGVAITDIIELRQHLYNEKKIGDLLKVSAYRNGELMEFELELVDNSAL comes from the coding sequence ATGGGTTATTACAATCAAACACCGAATGGCAGACAAAAGCCAAGTCGATTAGGGACATTTGCCGCAGGGCTTTCGGGAGTGGCAGCGGGTGCTTTATTGGTATGGTTATTGTTTTATTCGATGCCGGGGCTGATCCCGGACAATGGCAATGAGACGCAAATCGTTCAGCAGGATACCGAGGGGCGCTCCGAATCGGTTTCAGTCGATATCACGACGGATGTGACAGAGGCGGTCGAGATTGCGGCAGATGCAGTCGTAGGAGTCACCAATCTGCAGGCAGCCGGGGATTTTTGGTCCCAATCGCCTGAACAGGAACAGGCAGTTGGAACGGGTTCTGGGGTTATTTATAAAAATGAAAACGGGACGGCGTATGTGGTTACCAATCACCATGTTATTGACGGTGCCAGTGGCATTGAAGTGACTTTATCGGATGGTTCTAAAGTTGAAGCGACGGTGGTTGGCAGCGATATTTGGACCGATCTTGCCGTTCTCGAAATGGATGGAGCCAAGGTGCAGGCTGTTGCTCAATTTGGGGATTCAGACGCTTTAAAACAAGGAGAGACGGTTATCGCCATCGGCAATCCGCTAGGGCTCGATTTTTCAGGATCAGTGACGACAGGTGTGGTTTCAGGGACGGATCGTGCCGTTCCTGTGGATTTGAACGGTGATGGCCAGCAGGATTGGCAGGCGGAAGTGTTGCAGACAGACGCCGCGATCAATCCGGGGAACAGTGGCGGTGCATTGGTGAATCTGGCGGGTCAACTGATTGGCATCAACTCCATGAAAATTGCAACTTCATCAGTTGAAGGCATTGGTTTTTCGATTCCGATCAATTCCGCAATGCCTGTCATTAACTCGCTTGAAGAAAACGGAGAAATGATTCGCCCAGCAATGGGCATAACTTTGCTGGATCTGATTCAGGTACCGCAAGTAGATCGACAAGAGACATTAAACCTTCCAGAAGACGTGACAGAAGGCGTTGTTGTCAATTCAGTGGTAGAAGGATCAGCTGCAGCGTTGGCCGGTATGGAGCAGTTTGACGTTATTATAGAGATGGATGGAGTAGCAATCACAGATATTATTGAGTTGCGTCAGCATTTGTATAATGAAAAGAAAATTGGTGATTTGTTGAAAGTTAGCGCTTATCGCAACGGAGAACTGATGGAGTTTGAATTAGAGCTTGTTGATAATTCAGCTTTGTAA
- a CDS encoding MBL fold metallo-hydrolase, whose product MQFSVLASGSSGNATYIEDGEHSFLVDAGLSGRKMEELFAAIGKKMSNLDGILVTHEHSDHIKGLGILARKHKVPIYANAKTWTAMDGLVGAIPLEQRFHFDMDTVKTFGSIDIESFAVSHDAADPMFYVFHAGGRKLSLITDTGYVSDRMKGIIQASDSYVFESNHDVGMLQMGRYPWSVKRRILSDVGHVSNEDAAVAMSEVLAEKPTRIYLSHLSKDNNMKDLARMSVEQTLQSKGIITGEYVNLFDTDANVPTKLIVV is encoded by the coding sequence ATGCAATTCAGTGTATTAGCCAGCGGCTCAAGCGGCAATGCCACGTATATCGAAGACGGGGAACATTCTTTCCTGGTTGACGCGGGACTCAGCGGCCGCAAGATGGAAGAGCTGTTTGCGGCAATCGGCAAAAAAATGAGCAATTTGGATGGTATCCTCGTCACACATGAACATAGCGATCACATTAAAGGGCTTGGCATCTTGGCACGCAAGCACAAAGTGCCGATTTATGCCAACGCCAAAACGTGGACGGCAATGGACGGCCTAGTTGGAGCGATCCCTCTAGAGCAGCGATTCCATTTTGATATGGACACTGTAAAGACTTTCGGTTCAATCGATATCGAATCGTTTGCCGTCTCACACGATGCAGCAGATCCGATGTTCTATGTATTCCATGCGGGTGGCCGAAAACTGTCTCTAATCACCGATACCGGCTACGTCAGCGACCGAATGAAAGGCATTATTCAGGCTTCAGATTCCTATGTGTTTGAAAGCAACCACGATGTCGGGATGCTTCAGATGGGCCGTTATCCATGGTCTGTCAAACGTCGGATTTTAAGCGATGTCGGCCACGTATCAAACGAGGATGCAGCGGTTGCAATGAGCGAAGTGCTTGCTGAAAAACCGACGCGCATTTACTTGTCGCATTTGAGCAAAGACAATAATATGAAGGACCTTGCGCGTATGAGTGTCGAGCAAACCTTGCAGTCAAAAGGGATTATTACGGGAGAATACGTGAATCTTTTTGATACCGATGCCAATGTGCCGACTAAGTTAATTGTTGTGTAG
- a CDS encoding two-component system regulatory protein YycI produces MDWNKTKTIFIIVFSILNVFLYSLYLDRYTEAENLEELSESSVDEKLEADSITYSDLPEDVEGLPYIRGETKILTVKDAPKENVKVNIQDGKRLQVAYEDAVAPIGKAESAEALNTFMEEVVHEGTSYELWEIDEEQNKAVFFQTFDGETLYFSENGKVTVYWNNDGDIVRYEQTMFTDVIENQEPKELVTAIRAIHTLYQKNLLERDLTIKKTELGYSVLVQVSENRQMFVPTWHIQVELSDGSRQDYFVNAVKDGVIELNKEEEEAVE; encoded by the coding sequence TTGGATTGGAATAAAACCAAGACCATTTTTATCATTGTCTTTTCTATTTTGAACGTCTTTTTATATTCCTTGTATTTGGACCGTTATACAGAAGCCGAGAATTTAGAAGAACTTTCGGAATCATCGGTGGACGAAAAATTGGAAGCTGACTCTATCACCTACTCGGATCTTCCTGAAGATGTTGAAGGACTGCCTTATATTCGGGGTGAAACGAAAATTCTCACCGTTAAAGATGCACCAAAGGAAAATGTTAAGGTCAATATTCAAGATGGCAAAAGACTGCAAGTTGCTTATGAAGATGCCGTTGCTCCAATAGGAAAAGCCGAAAGTGCTGAAGCTTTAAATACTTTCATGGAAGAAGTTGTCCACGAGGGCACTTCTTATGAATTATGGGAAATTGATGAAGAACAGAACAAAGCTGTTTTTTTTCAGACCTTTGATGGGGAGACGCTTTACTTCAGCGAGAATGGAAAAGTGACGGTGTATTGGAATAATGATGGGGATATTGTCCGCTATGAACAAACGATGTTCACGGACGTTATCGAAAATCAAGAGCCAAAAGAGTTGGTGACTGCCATTAGAGCAATTCATACGCTTTACCAGAAAAACTTACTGGAACGCGACTTGACCATCAAAAAAACAGAATTGGGCTATTCCGTACTTGTACAGGTATCGGAAAATCGGCAAATGTTTGTTCCAACTTGGCATATTCAAGTGGAACTTTCAGATGGCAGCCGCCAGGATTATTTCGTTAATGCTGTAAAAGATGGTGTTATCGAATTGAACAAAGAAGAAGAAGAAGCAGTAGAGTAA
- a CDS encoding YycH family regulatory protein, whose product MGLKYVEHIKSGALFLLILLSLALTFTIWTFTPSHETIEPSTTVDEPIADSKNTEEIVRPVKLLFHNEEEVTGTIDQSNVQLLLDAIQQWQIQDIRLIQEETTPDTMESYMHSSNRAVIYYPGLVPFPVFDTMTNIIDTTIPESSFDRIVVEWDAPANDQPALYFMNTVSGRIYKAAIPAENLKQFQTDILTEAAEYDSYITDETIGALPIYVQEGEVEKVSVNYILEETSTAKFAEALLDSPELTLSADLMTQEYTDDSGALMRENPSTVSISYVQPKAETSDPAIPSDLLFDSIGLINGHGGWTDNYLYAGMNSVSQHIKYQLYVGDLPVFSSTTAAALDLTWGTDAGEEQAYNYNRPIYQLDSEAESSVAVLASGEEVLKAIAQINNQDLSVVTDIKPAYKLTQSEERFFLIFEPAWYFEANGVWTELTSELTGGRELGLE is encoded by the coding sequence GTGGGATTGAAATATGTAGAGCATATTAAATCGGGTGCCCTATTTTTGCTGATTCTGCTCAGTCTGGCATTGACTTTCACCATCTGGACCTTCACTCCTAGTCACGAAACCATCGAGCCATCGACTACCGTCGATGAGCCGATCGCAGACAGCAAGAATACGGAAGAGATTGTTCGTCCGGTAAAATTGTTGTTTCATAACGAAGAGGAAGTCACTGGAACTATCGATCAAAGCAATGTCCAGTTGCTACTCGATGCGATTCAGCAATGGCAGATTCAGGATATAAGGCTGATACAGGAAGAAACGACTCCTGATACGATGGAATCCTATATGCATAGCTCGAACCGGGCGGTCATCTATTACCCGGGGCTTGTTCCTTTCCCGGTATTTGACACAATGACGAACATCATCGATACGACGATTCCTGAATCGTCATTTGATCGGATTGTTGTCGAGTGGGACGCACCCGCCAACGATCAGCCGGCTCTTTACTTCATGAATACAGTGTCGGGTAGAATTTATAAAGCCGCTATTCCAGCAGAAAATCTAAAACAATTCCAGACGGATATCTTGACGGAGGCTGCGGAGTATGACTCTTATATTACCGATGAAACAATCGGTGCCTTACCGATTTACGTGCAGGAAGGCGAAGTTGAAAAAGTAAGTGTCAATTATATATTGGAAGAGACATCAACAGCAAAATTTGCAGAAGCTTTATTGGACAGCCCGGAACTCACATTATCGGCAGATTTAATGACGCAGGAATATACAGATGATTCTGGGGCGTTGATGAGAGAAAATCCCAGCACCGTAAGCATTAGCTATGTCCAGCCAAAAGCTGAAACTTCAGATCCTGCAATTCCTTCAGATTTGTTATTCGATTCTATTGGCCTTATCAATGGACACGGCGGCTGGACGGATAATTATCTCTATGCCGGTATGAATTCAGTGAGCCAGCATATCAAGTATCAGCTGTATGTTGGTGATTTGCCGGTCTTCAGTTCGACAACTGCGGCTGCTCTGGACCTCACTTGGGGAACAGATGCAGGTGAAGAACAGGCTTATAACTACAACCGTCCAATTTATCAACTGGATTCTGAGGCAGAGAGCAGTGTGGCAGTTCTTGCCTCGGGGGAAGAAGTCTTGAAAGCCATCGCACAAATCAATAATCAGGATTTATCTGTTGTAACGGATATTAAACCGGCATACAAACTGACACAAAGCGAAGAACGCTTTTTTCTCATCTTTGAGCCGGCTTGGTATTTTGAAGCGAATGGTGTTTGGACAGAGCTGACAAGTGAATTGACAGGAGGGCGTGAACTTGGATTGGAATAA
- the walK gene encoding cell wall metabolism sensor histidine kinase WalK has product MSKVNFLKSIHVKFVLIYILLILLAMQIIGLYFAQQLEETLKGNFESSIEDRMEIIEFSVREEMIKERTDEDLTLEQTLRTVLYGFKSDDLNEIRVVNTRYSILASSVIENQSLVGQRSTNDLVRRSIIGETELEQTYVDEESEERIWVRTQPILAAGGEVLGTLYVVAEIENVYDQMDDINAILAGGTAISLVITAILGILVAQTISRPIADMRRQAQAMAKGNFSRKVRVYSDDEIGQLARAFNHLTNRLQESQQSTESERRKLASVLSNMTDGVLSTDRRGRIILINDPALQLLNVSRETVINRPVTSILGLEEEYTFEDLIDMKEAVTLDFSSYEQSTLLRTTFSVIQKETGFVNGLIAVLHDNTEQEKIDMERREFVANVSHELRTPLTTMRSYLEALADGAWQDPNLAPNFLNVTQTETERMIRLVNDLLKLSKMDSSDTELSKEMVEFNVFFNRIIDRFEMSKSRKVHFERHLPKEQYFVEIDPDKLTQVIDNIISNALKYSPEGDKVRFGMTVEEGFLLIQISDEGMGIPKENVDRIFDRFYRVDRARSREMGGTGLGLAISKEMINAHGGVIWAESKYGKGTTIFFTLPFEMDDGGEWD; this is encoded by the coding sequence ATGTCAAAAGTTAATTTTTTAAAATCGATACATGTGAAATTTGTCTTAATCTACATTCTGTTAATCTTGCTGGCCATGCAGATTATCGGACTTTATTTTGCCCAGCAGCTAGAAGAAACACTTAAAGGAAACTTTGAAAGCTCCATTGAAGACCGGATGGAAATCATCGAATTTAGTGTGCGGGAAGAAATGATCAAAGAGCGTACAGATGAGGACTTGACGCTCGAGCAGACCTTGCGGACGGTGCTGTATGGTTTTAAATCGGATGATCTCAATGAGATACGCGTTGTCAATACACGCTACAGCATCTTAGCATCTTCCGTAATTGAAAACCAGTCGTTGGTCGGTCAGCGCTCGACAAATGATCTAGTTCGGCGTTCTATCATCGGAGAAACCGAACTTGAACAGACTTATGTAGATGAAGAAAGCGAAGAGCGGATTTGGGTGCGTACACAGCCGATCCTTGCAGCAGGAGGAGAGGTTCTCGGGACCTTGTATGTTGTGGCAGAAATTGAAAATGTCTACGACCAAATGGATGATATCAATGCCATTCTCGCTGGAGGTACCGCTATATCCCTAGTGATCACCGCGATTTTGGGGATTTTGGTCGCTCAAACGATTTCACGACCGATTGCGGATATGCGGAGGCAGGCGCAGGCAATGGCAAAAGGGAACTTCTCGCGCAAAGTGCGGGTGTACAGCGATGATGAAATCGGACAGCTTGCTCGTGCTTTTAACCATCTGACGAATAGGCTGCAGGAATCCCAGCAGTCCACTGAAAGTGAGCGTCGTAAACTGGCTTCGGTCCTTTCCAATATGACGGACGGTGTTCTGTCGACTGACAGACGCGGACGAATCATTTTGATTAATGATCCAGCGCTGCAATTGTTGAATGTTTCACGTGAAACGGTAATCAATCGCCCAGTGACGAGTATATTGGGGCTGGAGGAAGAATACACGTTTGAAGATTTGATTGATATGAAAGAAGCAGTGACACTTGATTTCAGTTCCTATGAACAAAGCACATTATTGCGGACGACGTTTTCGGTCATTCAAAAAGAGACTGGATTTGTCAACGGATTGATCGCAGTGCTTCATGACAACACGGAGCAAGAAAAGATCGATATGGAACGCCGCGAATTTGTAGCCAACGTTTCGCATGAACTGCGGACGCCGTTGACGACGATGCGCAGTTATTTGGAAGCATTGGCTGATGGGGCATGGCAGGATCCGAATCTGGCACCGAACTTCCTGAATGTCACGCAAACAGAAACGGAGCGGATGATCCGGCTTGTTAATGATTTGCTGAAACTGTCGAAAATGGATTCGAGTGACACTGAATTGAGCAAGGAAATGGTTGAATTTAATGTCTTTTTCAACCGCATCATCGACCGTTTTGAAATGTCGAAATCACGTAAAGTTCATTTTGAACGACATTTGCCGAAAGAACAGTATTTTGTGGAAATTGATCCTGATAAATTGACGCAGGTAATTGACAACATTATCTCTAATGCCTTGAAATATTCCCCGGAAGGCGATAAAGTCCGCTTTGGGATGACTGTGGAAGAAGGATTCTTATTGATCCAAATCAGTGATGAAGGAATGGGGATCCCGAAAGAAAATGTTGACCGTATTTTTGACCGCTTTTACCGCGTCGACCGTGCGCGTTCCCGTGAGATGGGAGGAACTGGTTTAGGTTTGGCCATTTCCAAAGAAATGATCAACGCTCATGGCGGCGTCATTTGGGCGGAAAGCAAATACGGAAAAGGCACAACCATCTTCTTCACACTGCCTTTCGAGATGGATGATGGAGGTGAGTGGGATTGA
- the yycF gene encoding response regulator YycF: protein MSKTILVVDDEKPIADILQFNLKKEGFNVVCAYDGDEAIKIAGEIQPDLMLLDIMLPNRDGMEVCREIRKKFDFPIIMLTAKDSEIDKVLGLELGADDYVTKPFSTRELIARVKANLRRQNIAPAEDEGQNSNDIQVGALTIQPDAYLVLKRDETIELTHREFELLHYLGKHIGQVMTREHLLQTVWGYDYFGDVRTVDVTIRRLREKIEDNPSHPGWIVTRRGVGYYLRNPEQE from the coding sequence ATGAGTAAAACTATTTTGGTTGTAGACGATGAGAAGCCGATTGCAGATATTCTGCAGTTTAACTTAAAAAAAGAAGGTTTTAACGTAGTATGCGCTTACGACGGAGATGAAGCGATCAAGATCGCAGGAGAAATTCAGCCGGATCTGATGTTATTGGATATTATGTTGCCGAACCGCGATGGTATGGAAGTATGCCGTGAAATCCGCAAAAAATTTGATTTTCCTATTATTATGTTAACGGCCAAGGATTCGGAGATTGATAAAGTTCTCGGTTTGGAATTGGGCGCAGATGATTATGTCACGAAGCCTTTTTCGACCCGTGAATTGATTGCCCGCGTAAAAGCAAATTTGCGTCGCCAAAATATCGCACCAGCTGAGGATGAAGGACAAAATTCAAACGATATTCAAGTAGGTGCTTTGACGATTCAACCAGATGCCTATCTTGTTTTAAAGCGTGATGAAACCATTGAATTGACTCACCGTGAATTCGAATTGCTTCATTATCTGGGCAAGCATATCGGCCAAGTTATGACGCGTGAACATTTGCTGCAGACGGTATGGGGCTACGATTATTTCGGCGATGTCCGGACAGTGGATGTCACTATTCGTCGTCTGCGCGAGAAAATCGAAGACAACCCAAGCCATCCCGGGTGGATCGTGACGCGCCGCGGTGTCGGTTATTATTTGCGAAATCCTGAACAGGAGTAA